A section of the Streptomyces sp. SLBN-118 genome encodes:
- a CDS encoding response regulator transcription factor produces MYEFSTVEVMLVDNEDLVRRGFRQALAEASDITVVADTRVGETACRMVEQRRPQVVLLDAEYEFIQKLARPAQAPAPGIIVLTSIGLDSHLFGSLKAGASGFLLKSASQEELTSAVRAVARGAAFICPTMTRRLIDRFEILPPPHERSHAAALAALSGRERQVLWGIAMGRSNQEIAHELHVSPATVKSHVSRILAKLELPNRMHAALMAQRSGLVQSPRTTEPPGRPAPAVRRAW; encoded by the coding sequence ATGTACGAATTCAGCACGGTGGAAGTGATGCTGGTCGACAATGAGGATCTTGTGCGCAGGGGTTTTCGGCAGGCCCTCGCGGAGGCGTCGGATATTACCGTGGTCGCCGATACGAGGGTCGGCGAGACGGCATGCCGAATGGTCGAGCAGCGGCGACCGCAGGTCGTACTCCTCGACGCCGAATACGAATTCATTCAGAAACTCGCTCGGCCTGCCCAGGCGCCAGCACCCGGAATCATTGTCCTGACCAGCATCGGCCTTGACAGTCATTTGTTCGGGTCGCTGAAGGCGGGTGCGAGCGGGTTTCTGCTCAAGAGCGCAAGCCAGGAGGAACTGACCTCAGCCGTCCGTGCGGTCGCCCGCGGTGCGGCTTTCATCTGCCCCACGATGACCCGGCGGCTGATCGATCGGTTCGAGATCCTCCCGCCGCCGCACGAGCGTTCTCACGCGGCCGCTCTGGCTGCCCTGAGCGGCCGGGAGAGGCAAGTCCTGTGGGGTATAGCCATGGGCAGGTCGAACCAGGAGATCGCCCACGAGCTGCACGTGTCGCCCGCCACCGTGAAGTCCCACGTCTCGCGCATCCTCGCCAAGCTCGAGTTGCCGAACCGGATGCACGCGGCATTGATGGCCCAGCGGAGCGGCCTCGTTCAGTCACCCCGGACTACTGAGCCTCCCGGCCGTCCCGCGCCCGCGGTCAGGCGGGCTTGGTGA
- a CDS encoding AraC family transcriptional regulator, whose amino-acid sequence MVDVGVEHGVPVLACLDGSGVDRNALADDTAHVRAWQELVVAQNLVRATGDTPGLGLEVGSRIPLRTYSVWGFALLASPTLREAAAVGLRYLELTFAMVGIHLQEDRDEVRLVLDDRLVPQPVRHFFVEREMANIRTILDTIVGRPFTPLRLDLRFPQPEGPSPYEAFAETPIAFGAPRNAIVTRAAALDQSLPQADRHTMQICERECDVLLARRADTGFAARVREVLMQWQDGIPDMGVAAAELYVSTRTLHRRLAAEDTSYRRLVDEARHARAVEMLSTRALGVDQIAARLGYADAATFIRAFRRWTGATPGAYRASVPTWRF is encoded by the coding sequence ATGGTCGACGTCGGGGTCGAGCACGGAGTGCCCGTACTGGCCTGCCTCGACGGCAGTGGCGTGGACCGGAACGCTCTCGCCGACGACACCGCACACGTCCGAGCCTGGCAGGAGCTCGTCGTGGCTCAGAACCTGGTCCGCGCCACAGGCGATACTCCCGGCCTGGGCCTTGAGGTCGGCAGCCGGATTCCGCTGCGCACGTACAGCGTGTGGGGCTTCGCACTCCTCGCCAGCCCGACGCTGCGCGAGGCGGCGGCTGTGGGACTGCGCTATCTGGAACTCACCTTCGCCATGGTCGGGATCCACCTTCAGGAAGACAGAGACGAGGTCCGCCTCGTCCTGGACGACAGGCTCGTGCCCCAGCCCGTCCGGCACTTCTTCGTCGAGCGGGAAATGGCCAACATTCGTACCATCCTGGACACCATTGTGGGCCGGCCCTTCACACCCCTCCGGCTGGACCTGCGCTTCCCACAACCTGAAGGGCCTTCACCGTACGAGGCGTTCGCCGAAACGCCGATCGCCTTCGGGGCGCCGCGCAACGCGATCGTCACCCGCGCAGCGGCACTGGATCAGTCGCTGCCGCAGGCGGACCGGCACACAATGCAGATATGCGAACGCGAGTGCGACGTCTTGCTGGCCCGCCGCGCCGACACCGGATTCGCAGCGCGGGTACGGGAAGTGCTCATGCAGTGGCAGGACGGGATCCCCGACATGGGTGTTGCCGCGGCCGAGCTGTACGTCTCCACCCGCACGCTGCACCGCCGTCTGGCCGCGGAAGACACGTCCTACCGGCGCCTGGTGGACGAAGCGCGGCACGCTCGCGCCGTCGAGATGCTGTCCACCCGCGCACTCGGAGTCGACCAGATTGCCGCACGGCTCGGCTACGCCGATGCGGCGACATTCATCCGCGCGTTTCGCCGGTGGACGGGCGCGACCCCGGGCGCTTACCGGGCCAGCGTGCCCACCTGGCGCTTCTGA
- a CDS encoding DNRLRE domain-containing protein, with the protein MLAFETAMVVESTGEAIALTAERPAASAPSVVAPGPAEAQDEASALLTARLQDRKIEVLSERTADSTTYALPTGELQTSSYAGPIRVDQNGVWRDIDTSLSDSGPALTPDVAAAEITVADGGDTALASVSKGEKSFGLGWASKLPTPTVKDDTASYGLGEGQTLTVTALPQGFSQNVLLDKAPAGAVSYRMPLDLDGLKLSQADSGHLLLQDSSGKLVAEAPAPMMWDSSKNPVSGEPEHQARIATKIETAADGSQTLVLTPDEHFLTEATYPVTVDPTSTLAVTTDTWLQTPDYTDSQVSSTELKSGTYDGGTHKARSYLNFDVSKFAGKHITDTNLSLYSYYSSTCSTSGAGTQVRRITSNWSSSTITWGAQPTTTTTGAVTNTAALGYSSSCPAGTMNFDIDAIVQAWANGSANYGLQILGANETDTLTWRRFRSANYISGDNSVEPHLTVTYNSYATTSALAISPSVVNAYNGKRYVTSLTPTLSAKVSDADGGSAQAQFELTADPAYSDTTYAYTAYGKTVPTGFTSTLAVPSANAFPAGTHLRARSRAFDGTDYGSWSGYTTFVLNTGLPAAPTVSCATYAQDTWAAKAAGAVTCTLDTTSTDGQGFKWGLDDPALSKRVDDTADHSIQGQTVTDTDTGGQTYARTYTYDNTGRLTRADDTAPDGTCTRRGYTFDNNTNRTALATSTSAAGTACTSTGATTTTSTYDSADRLVKAGIVYDAFGRTTTQASGATIGYYTNDLVRQQTTATSRQTWTLDAAQRLAAWTTESTADGGATWTQTSAKTNHYGGDGDSPDWIKEDTAGVTTRNVQGSSGNLDATTSTTGDTVLQLTNIHGDVTVQLPLDTTKPVVALAHDEYGNPEAGTAATRYGWIGSKQRSSETVTGAILMGVRLYDQALGRFLSVDPIPGGNANAYDYCTADPVNCYDLDGRFGWGKWIDRVGTGLAIAGMFGCAACSAISAGISLGRGIYKVRHGDRSGWMDIAGSATFGAGKGFRYAGKFWKGRKMARYAKGARGRGRYNKRMRSRAAKAHRLYHHHYTRRADGIDRWYGGGSMAYGLYGEHHSYRQQGWRRWLW; encoded by the coding sequence TTGCTGGCCTTTGAGACGGCCATGGTGGTGGAGTCCACCGGGGAAGCAATAGCGCTGACCGCCGAGAGGCCAGCCGCATCCGCCCCGTCTGTGGTGGCGCCGGGGCCGGCAGAGGCACAGGATGAGGCTTCCGCGCTGCTGACGGCGCGGCTTCAGGACCGGAAGATCGAAGTCCTGTCGGAGCGGACGGCGGACTCGACAACGTATGCACTGCCGACCGGGGAACTGCAGACGTCCAGCTACGCCGGGCCCATCCGGGTCGACCAGAACGGCGTCTGGCGGGACATCGACACGTCGCTGTCCGACTCCGGTCCTGCGCTGACACCGGACGTCGCGGCCGCCGAAATCACCGTCGCCGACGGCGGCGACACTGCCCTCGCGAGCGTGTCCAAGGGGGAGAAGTCCTTCGGGCTCGGCTGGGCCAGCAAGCTCCCCACGCCGACGGTGAAGGACGACACCGCCTCGTACGGTCTGGGTGAGGGGCAGACGCTGACGGTCACTGCCCTGCCGCAAGGCTTCTCGCAGAACGTGCTCCTGGACAAGGCCCCGGCCGGTGCGGTGTCCTACCGCATGCCGCTCGACCTGGACGGGCTGAAGCTGTCCCAGGCCGACTCCGGTCATCTGCTGCTGCAGGACTCCAGCGGCAAGCTGGTCGCCGAGGCACCGGCACCGATGATGTGGGACTCGAGCAAGAACCCCGTCTCCGGTGAGCCGGAGCACCAGGCCAGGATCGCCACGAAAATCGAGACAGCCGCTGACGGATCCCAGACCCTGGTGCTCACCCCGGACGAGCACTTCCTGACCGAGGCCACGTACCCGGTGACGGTCGACCCGACCTCCACACTCGCGGTCACCACGGACACCTGGCTCCAGACTCCGGATTACACCGACTCGCAGGTCTCTTCGACTGAGCTGAAGTCGGGAACGTACGACGGCGGGACGCACAAGGCGCGCTCGTACCTCAACTTCGACGTGTCGAAGTTCGCGGGCAAGCACATCACCGACACGAACCTGTCCCTGTACTCGTACTACTCCTCGACCTGCTCCACGTCCGGGGCAGGCACGCAGGTCCGCCGGATCACCTCCAACTGGTCCTCGTCGACCATCACCTGGGGTGCCCAGCCGACAACCACCACCACGGGCGCGGTGACCAACACCGCCGCACTGGGCTACAGCTCCTCCTGCCCGGCCGGCACGATGAACTTCGACATCGACGCCATCGTGCAGGCCTGGGCCAACGGCTCGGCCAACTACGGCCTTCAGATCCTCGGGGCCAACGAGACCGACACCCTGACCTGGCGCCGTTTCCGCTCGGCGAACTACATCTCCGGGGACAACTCGGTCGAACCGCATCTGACGGTCACGTACAACTCCTATGCCACCACTTCGGCGCTGGCTATCTCGCCGTCGGTGGTGAACGCCTACAACGGCAAGCGGTACGTCACCTCGCTCACCCCCACGCTGTCGGCCAAGGTGAGTGACGCGGACGGCGGTAGCGCCCAGGCTCAGTTCGAGCTCACCGCGGATCCGGCCTACAGCGACACCACCTACGCGTACACGGCTTACGGCAAGACAGTGCCGACAGGGTTCACATCGACCCTTGCGGTGCCCTCGGCCAACGCCTTTCCGGCCGGCACTCACCTGCGCGCACGGTCTCGGGCCTTCGACGGCACCGACTACGGTTCCTGGTCTGGCTACACCACCTTCGTGCTGAACACCGGTCTGCCGGCCGCACCGACCGTGTCCTGTGCCACCTACGCTCAGGACACCTGGGCGGCCAAGGCCGCCGGGGCGGTGACCTGCACGCTGGATACAACATCCACCGACGGCCAGGGCTTCAAGTGGGGCCTGGACGACCCGGCTTTGTCCAAGCGGGTGGACGACACCGCCGATCACTCCATCCAGGGCCAGACCGTCACCGACACCGACACCGGCGGCCAGACCTACGCCCGTACCTACACCTACGACAACACCGGCCGCCTGACCCGGGCCGACGACACCGCCCCCGACGGCACCTGCACCCGCCGCGGCTACACCTTCGACAACAACACCAACCGCACCGCACTGGCCACATCCACCAGCGCGGCCGGTACGGCCTGCACCTCCACCGGCGCGACCACAACCACCAGCACTTATGACAGCGCCGACCGGCTGGTGAAGGCGGGCATCGTCTACGACGCCTTCGGCCGCACCACCACCCAGGCCTCCGGCGCGACCATCGGCTACTACACCAACGACCTCGTCCGGCAGCAGACCACGGCCACCAGCCGCCAGACCTGGACCCTGGACGCCGCCCAGCGCCTCGCCGCCTGGACCACCGAAAGCACCGCGGACGGCGGCGCCACCTGGACGCAGACCAGCGCGAAGACCAACCACTACGGCGGCGACGGCGACAGCCCCGACTGGATCAAGGAGGACACAGCAGGCGTCACCACCCGCAACGTCCAAGGAAGCAGCGGCAACCTTGACGCCACCACCAGCACCACGGGTGACACCGTCCTGCAACTGACCAACATCCACGGCGACGTCACCGTCCAGCTCCCCCTGGACACCACCAAGCCTGTCGTCGCCCTCGCCCACGACGAATACGGCAATCCGGAAGCCGGCACCGCCGCCACCCGCTACGGCTGGATCGGCAGCAAACAACGCTCCAGCGAAACCGTCACCGGCGCCATCCTCATGGGCGTCCGCCTCTACGACCAGGCCCTCGGACGCTTCCTCTCCGTCGACCCAATCCCCGGCGGCAACGCCAACGCCTACGACTACTGCACTGCCGACCCGGTCAACTGCTACGACCTCGACGGACGGTTCGGCTGGGGCAAATGGATCGACCGGGTAGGCACCGGACTTGCGATAGCCGGCATGTTCGGTTGCGCCGCCTGTTCCGCCATCTCCGCGGGGATCTCCCTCGGCCGCGGCATCTACAAGGTCCGCCACGGCGACCGGAGCGGCTGGATGGACATAGCCGGAAGCGCCACGTTCGGTGCCGGCAAGGGCTTCCGCTACGCCGGAAAATTCTGGAAGGGCCGCAAGATGGCCCGGTATGCCAAGGGAGCTCGCGGCCGCGGAAGGTACAACAAGCGGATGCGCAGCAGAGCAGCCAAGGCACACCGCCTATACCATCACCACTACACGCGGCGCGCGGACGGGATCGACCGGTGGTACGGCGGAGGTTCCATGGCCTACGGGCTGTACGGGGAGCATCACTCCTACCGGCAGCAAGGATGGCGACGATGGCTGTGGTGA
- a CDS encoding DUF4158 domain-containing protein, protein MPTNFLSDEQRRRFGHFTEDPDEGQLAGSFLLDPTARRRAIAVRSGRNRIGWAVQLGTIRYLGTFLENPEEVPAVVVGYVAEQLGLDPGELAGYGTGEARWDHQEQIRTELRVHEVRVRPVVRARPLDVPAGLDRQRTTHPAVRPRHLVDKKVVLPGVTVLGRLVSGTRERAEKRLWATLAAAPITEQAERLQQLVVVPAGKRLSSWTACAAPRATSQRAAWARPWNATNPCAPSAAPGTRYRRDGCRPWCGSPRPPAPRPSPTSPETGAWPAGQRPARVERVVEVTPVVWTL, encoded by the coding sequence GTGCCCACCAACTTTCTGAGCGACGAACAGCGCAGGCGCTTCGGTCACTTCACCGAGGACCCGGACGAGGGACAGCTCGCCGGGTCCTTCCTACTGGATCCGACCGCACGGCGCCGGGCAATAGCCGTCCGCAGCGGGCGCAACCGGATCGGCTGGGCCGTTCAGCTCGGCACCATCCGCTACCTGGGCACCTTCCTGGAGAATCCTGAGGAGGTGCCCGCCGTGGTGGTCGGCTATGTCGCCGAGCAGCTCGGTCTGGACCCTGGCGAGCTCGCCGGGTACGGCACCGGTGAGGCCCGCTGGGATCACCAGGAGCAGATCCGCACGGAGTTACGGGTACACGAAGTTCGAGTTCGACCAGTGGTTCGGGCTCGCCCGCTGGATGTACCAGCGGGCCTGGATCGGCAACGAACGACCCACCCTGCTGTTCGACCTCGCCACCTGGTGGACAAGAAGGTGGTGCTGCCCGGGGTGACCGTGCTGGGACGCCTGGTCTCCGGCACCCGCGAGCGCGCCGAGAAGCGCCTGTGGGCCACCCTCGCTGCCGCCCCGATCACGGAGCAGGCCGAGCGTCTGCAGCAGCTGGTCGTGGTCCCCGCGGGCAAGCGCCTCTCGAGCTGGACCGCCTGCGCCGCTCCCCGCGCGACATCTCAGCGCGCGGCGTGGGCAAGGCCCTGGAACGCTACGAATCCCTGCGCACCTTCGGCGGCTCCGGGGACGCGATACCGCCGGGACGGCTGCAGGCCCTGGTGCGGTTCGCCAAGGCCGCCCGCGCCCAGGCCGTCTCCGACCTCGCCGGAGACCGGCGCCTGGCCGGCCGGCCAACGGCCGGCCCGCGTAGAGCGGGTGGTTGAGGTGACTCCCGTGGTGTGGACACTCTGA
- a CDS encoding helix-turn-helix domain-containing protein: MTQEGGELDSLVRKRIRALRVAQGWSLQELATRAHLSQSSLSRIENGQRRLALDQLVTLARALDTTLDQLVETATDDVITSPTIDSTHGQMRWTVKADPGMSVVRQRMTEPPPENPARMRAHPGHEWLVVLSGTAILMLGHRRFRLETNQAAEFPTMMPHAIGAEGGPCEILGIFDRDARRGHQRDGDGGDAGAPE, translated from the coding sequence ATGACGCAAGAAGGTGGAGAGCTGGACAGCCTCGTACGCAAACGCATCCGCGCTCTGCGGGTGGCGCAGGGCTGGTCGCTGCAGGAACTGGCCACCCGCGCCCACCTCAGCCAGTCCTCACTGAGCCGCATCGAGAACGGCCAGCGCCGCCTCGCACTGGATCAGCTGGTCACTCTCGCCCGCGCCCTGGACACCACGCTGGATCAACTCGTGGAGACCGCCACCGACGACGTCATCACCAGCCCGACGATCGACAGCACCCACGGCCAGATGCGCTGGACCGTCAAGGCCGACCCCGGGATGAGCGTGGTGCGCCAGCGCATGACCGAACCACCCCCCGAGAACCCGGCGCGCATGCGTGCCCACCCGGGGCACGAATGGCTCGTCGTCCTGTCCGGCACCGCGATCCTCATGCTCGGCCACCGCCGCTTCCGCCTCGAGACCAACCAGGCCGCCGAGTTCCCCACGATGATGCCGCACGCGATCGGCGCCGAGGGCGGGCCCTGCGAGATCCTGGGCATCTTCGACCGCGACGCCCGCCGCGGCCACCAGCGCGACGGCGACGGTGGCGACGCGGGCGCTCCCGAATGA
- a CDS encoding trans-aconitate 2-methyltransferase, which yields MNQAHTHIPHHGASHGHHHEHGTDGQAEILDLDAEVLAEHTASITAWLPLHTGPHHILDLGCGTGAGTFALLDRFPDAHVTAVDASAEHLHRLRTKACARGIQERVRTVQADLDEAAWPDLGSPDLAWASASMHHMAHPDRALRTVHDALAPGSLFAVVELAGHPRFLPDNAPKDRPGLEERVHAAADRRQAEHMPQRGADWGPMLTAAGFTVEDERTIAVNIEDSRSEAIGRYALSILQRIRSVIADRLSPEDLTALDQLLDTSSPHSILRRRDLTVRTERTVWAARRT from the coding sequence ATGAACCAAGCACACACGCACATCCCCCACCACGGCGCTTCGCACGGTCACCACCACGAGCACGGAACCGACGGCCAGGCGGAGATCCTCGACCTGGACGCCGAGGTCCTCGCCGAGCACACAGCCTCCATCACCGCATGGCTGCCACTGCATACCGGCCCACACCACATCCTGGATCTGGGCTGTGGCACGGGCGCGGGCACCTTCGCCCTCCTCGACCGCTTCCCCGACGCGCACGTCACCGCCGTCGACGCATCCGCCGAACACCTTCACCGCCTGCGCACAAAGGCGTGCGCCCGCGGCATCCAGGAGCGCGTGCGCACCGTGCAGGCCGACCTCGATGAAGCCGCCTGGCCCGACCTCGGCTCACCGGACCTGGCATGGGCGTCGGCCTCGATGCACCACATGGCCCACCCCGACCGCGCACTGCGCACCGTCCACGACGCTCTCGCGCCCGGCAGCCTGTTCGCCGTCGTCGAACTGGCCGGCCACCCCCGCTTCCTGCCCGACAACGCCCCCAAGGACCGGCCCGGCCTGGAAGAGCGCGTCCACGCCGCGGCCGACCGCCGCCAAGCCGAACACATGCCCCAGCGCGGCGCCGACTGGGGCCCGATGCTGACCGCCGCCGGATTCACAGTCGAGGACGAACGCACCATCGCCGTGAACATCGAAGACTCCCGCAGCGAAGCGATCGGCCGCTACGCCCTCAGCATCCTGCAGCGCATCCGCAGCGTCATCGCAGACAGACTCTCCCCCGAGGACCTCACCGCGCTCGACCAGCTCCTCGACACCAGCAGCCCGCACAGCATCCTGCGCCGCCGCGACCTGACGGTACGCACCGAGCGCACCGTCTGGGCCGCCCGCCGCACCTGA
- a CDS encoding nucleotidyl transferase AbiEii/AbiGii toxin family protein, translating into MKLPPLHERLLADTLQAGAPYGLVLAGGYAVQAHELVSRLSQDLDFATTDPAGLDIITAHLAQELTTQGWHVTVIEVAPRMSRMTATDPVTGQACELDVLLEVFTSPPEQTGIGPVLSLDDTIGLKTRAVHDRGFPRDLIDVYSARHLYSTLQMELLGAQHEDDFDLEELHARLEAAEFTHDREFTAYGMTPDDVADLRRWVQDWADNLGLRLAAHYNEETE; encoded by the coding sequence GTGAAACTCCCCCCTCTGCACGAGCGTCTGCTCGCCGACACGCTCCAGGCCGGCGCTCCGTATGGCCTCGTGCTCGCGGGCGGCTATGCGGTGCAGGCGCATGAGCTGGTGTCGCGGCTCAGCCAAGACCTGGACTTCGCCACCACCGACCCGGCCGGCCTGGACATCATCACCGCCCACCTCGCCCAGGAGCTCACCACCCAGGGGTGGCACGTAACGGTGATCGAGGTCGCGCCCCGCATGTCCCGGATGACCGCCACCGACCCGGTGACCGGCCAGGCATGCGAACTCGACGTCCTCCTCGAGGTCTTCACCAGTCCGCCGGAACAGACCGGCATCGGGCCGGTGCTCTCCCTCGACGACACGATCGGCCTCAAGACCCGAGCGGTACACGACCGCGGCTTCCCCCGCGACCTGATCGACGTCTACAGCGCCCGCCACCTCTACAGCACCCTCCAGATGGAACTCCTCGGCGCCCAGCACGAAGACGACTTCGACCTCGAAGAACTCCACGCCCGCCTGGAGGCAGCCGAGTTCACCCACGACCGCGAATTCACCGCCTACGGCATGACTCCGGACGACGTCGCCGACCTCCGCCGCTGGGTCCAAGACTGGGCCGACAACCTCGGACTACGCCTCGCCGCCCACTACAACGAAGAGACCGAATAG
- a CDS encoding pyridoxal-dependent decarboxylase: MRARVYASDQAHDSVRRACDLLRMELVRVASLPEGAMDAEDLRLQVLLRRRRAGGAIVVATCGTPMRGAVDDIVALRAAAEAAGTVHLHVDAAGGGLVAAHTSPQPNWSFAHGADSMNISGHPVLGLPVLSGISLVRRELLLEPVRGQYIESADRTLPCSHSGPASLLLWARLRVLGRSGMAALIGRCQEVAAYAVGRLGEAGADPGRVPGSLTVTFARPPDRVVDTWHLACAGRLAHLVTAGPVTYDGGRPRRGCGRHTPGGRRVIPAVPLPRSVPPLPAQVGELVDHTPQSAYAHLRDTSADLFLTPPGDGAIGIRRWPVTEGQVIHRDQRWMLLQDPVVFPDGRHGRYLRMVSPQPQPETGAAVLPLLGGNVVLIQHFRHATRAWRWEIPGAAALPDRPMSTTRPRSCRRRSALRRGSSSASERCIPTPESWRRRSSCMRRGSARWEPSSAARASGGLAPPLRRSGTAGRGRPDHRLHHHHRPLQGPPGPSRRLSARPVTASIDSVGGPVKADAAEPG, from the coding sequence TTGCGCGCCAGGGTGTACGCCTCCGACCAGGCCCACGACAGCGTCAGGCGGGCGTGCGACCTGCTGCGCATGGAGCTGGTGAGGGTCGCGTCGCTGCCCGAGGGGGCCATGGATGCCGAGGACTTGCGGCTGCAGGTGCTGCTTCGGCGCCGCAGGGCAGGCGGCGCGATCGTGGTGGCGACCTGCGGCACACCGATGCGCGGCGCTGTCGACGACATCGTCGCACTGCGCGCGGCCGCCGAGGCGGCCGGAACGGTGCACCTTCATGTCGATGCTGCGGGCGGCGGTCTGGTCGCCGCGCACACCAGCCCGCAGCCGAACTGGTCGTTCGCCCACGGCGCCGACTCGATGAACATCTCCGGACACCCGGTCCTGGGGCTGCCGGTTCTGTCCGGTATCTCGCTGGTGCGCCGCGAGTTGCTGCTCGAGCCGGTCCGCGGGCAGTACATCGAGTCCGCCGACCGCACCCTGCCCTGCTCGCACAGCGGGCCGGCATCGCTGCTGCTGTGGGCGCGGCTGCGGGTCCTGGGGCGCAGCGGGATGGCCGCGCTGATCGGACGGTGCCAGGAAGTCGCCGCCTATGCCGTCGGCCGGCTCGGGGAAGCGGGGGCCGACCCGGGACGAGTGCCCGGCTCCCTGACCGTCACCTTCGCCCGGCCTCCCGACCGGGTGGTGGACACGTGGCATCTGGCCTGCGCGGGGCGCTTGGCGCACCTCGTCACCGCCGGGCCTGTCACCTACGACGGTGGACGCCCTCGCCGCGGATGTGGCCGCCACACGCCTGGAGGCCGCCGCGTGATCCCCGCCGTGCCCCTGCCTCGTTCGGTGCCTCCTCTGCCTGCCCAGGTGGGTGAGTTGGTGGACCACACCCCGCAGTCCGCGTACGCGCATCTGCGGGACACCAGTGCGGACTTGTTCCTCACCCCGCCTGGGGACGGCGCGATCGGCATCAGGCGCTGGCCGGTGACCGAAGGCCAGGTCATTCACCGCGACCAGAGGTGGATGCTGCTGCAGGACCCGGTCGTCTTCCCGGACGGCCGCCATGGCCGGTACCTGCGCATGGTCTCCCCGCAGCCGCAGCCGGAAACGGGCGCGGCCGTACTGCCGCTGCTGGGTGGCAACGTGGTCCTCATCCAACACTTCCGGCACGCAACCCGGGCCTGGCGCTGGGAAATCCCCGGGGCGGCGGCACTGCCGGACAGGCCGATGTCGACAACGCGGCCAAGGAGCTGCAGAAGGAGATCGGCGCTCCGGCGAGGGAGTTCATCGGCCTCGGAACGGTGCATCCCGACACCGGAATCCTGGCGGAGACGGTCCAGCTGTATGCGGCGCGGATCGGCGCGGTGGGAGCCATCGAGCGCGGCGAGGGCATCCGGCGGGCTCGCACCTCCCCTTCGCCGAAGCGGAACAGCTGGCCGAGGACGGCCAGATCACCGACTGCATCACCATCACCGCCCTCTTCAGGGCCCGCCGGGCCCGTCTCGCCGCCTGAGTGCCCGCCCGGTCACGGCTTCCATCGACAGCGTTGGAGGGCCGGTGAAGGCTGATGCGGCTGAGCCGGGCTGA